DNA sequence from the Cohnella herbarum genome:
CGGCTTAACCTTGTGAATACCCGGTATCGTGCCTCCCGTATATTCTCCCGGAAGCTGGCGTACGGGATCTCCGACGCCGAGCAGAACGGCTTTGCTTCCGTGGTTTAATCGAGGCCCCGTATAGTCCAACGTATCGTGCGAAGTTTGATCGAATACGAACAAATCCTTGAACGGATCGAATCTCTCCAGAACCGTTTCCAACAGCAACGGGAAATCGGCTAAATCCATCGGCTTGTCCGTCAAGATCAAGAACTTGGTCAACGATAGCTGACCCTCTCCGAGAATCCGGAAGGCGGTGCCCAGCGCTTCCCTGGAATAGCTCTCGCGTACGACCGCTGCCGCCAACGCATGAACGCCGGTTTCCGCGTAGGCCCATAAGCTGCGCACCCCTGGCATAACCATCGGGAACGCCGGAGACAACAGTCTCTGAAGATATTCGCCGAGGAAATAATCTTCTTGCTTGGGTTTGCCGACAATCGTCGCCGGGTAAATCGCGTCTTTCCGGTGCCAAACGTGGTCGACTTGAAACACTGGAAAATCGTGCACCAAGGAATAGTAACCGAAATGATCTCCGAACGGACCTTCCGGTCTCCTTTCGTGAGGAAGAACCCTCCCTACGATGGCAAACTCCGCTTCCGCCGGAATCCGATGACCGCCGAGAGGGTTGTCCGCCATCGGGAGTTTCCCTCCCATAATCAATGAAGCAAGCATCAATTCGGGCATATTTTCCGGCATCGGCGCGATTGCCGAAGCGATTAACGCCGGAGGGCCGCCTAAGAATACGGTCACGGGTAAGGCTTCTCCCCGCTTCTCCGCTTCGTGGTAATGGAATCCTCCGCCTTTATGTATTTGCCAATGCATGCCCGTCGTCCGGTCATCGAAGATTTGCATCCGATACATGCCAAGGTTATGGTTCTTGCGGTTATGCGGATGCTCCGTATAGACGAGCGGCAACGTAACGAACGGCCCTCCGTCCTCTTGCCAGCTCGTGATCGCGGGGATGCCCTCCAGGGGGCGCTCCCTCCGCGACACTTGAAGAACGGGAGCGCGTTCGCCAGGAACCTTCTTAAACCCGACCTTCATCAAGTCGAGGAACATATTCTTCTGCCCCCACAAGGCGGAGAAGGAGGGCGGCAACAACGAATCCACGGAACCGATCAATTGTTGTACCAATTGTTCCGGACGCGGCCCGAACGCGAGATCTACCCTTTTTTGGGTACCGAACAAATTCGTAACGACGGGAAAGGTGCTTCCCTTCACGTTCGTGAACAGCAAAGCAGGACCTTCCCGCTCGATGACGCGGCGATGGATTTCCGCGATTTCCAACACGGGGTCGACGGGTGCCTCTATGATGACAAGTTCATTATTCTGACGTAATACTTCAATAAACGGCCTTAAAGAATCGAATATCATACGCTAACCTCCGAGTCGAGTAACTAATCGCGAGAAGATTGCCTCGTTCGAATCGCCAATAATACCAGCATGCTGAAAAGCGCCGAAATGATGATCGTGTGCAATAACCCGGTAAAAATATAGACGTCTTCATCGGTCAATGTGAACGATAGCAAACCGCCGCTGAGCACTTGCAGGAATACGAGCAATAGCGATTTGTTCGCGATCGACGTAAGCTCCGAAGCGGTTCCTGCGACTTTACGGACATAGAAAGCCAAGATCGCGACGAAGATCAGCATTAATAACGCCGCCACCCGATGAGCGAAAGCGACTCCCGTCGTGCCCGATAACTCGGGAACGATCGCGCCGTTGCACAACGGCCAGCCTTCGCAGGCGCCTCCGGCGCTCGTATGCCTGATGTAGGCTCCTAAATAGACGACGACATAACAATAGATAAGCAAAGCTAACATGCTGCGATACAAGGCTTTAGGCAAGCTGACGGCGGCATGTTGGCCGAAACTCTTGCCTTGCGAGCTGGATTGTCCCGATTGCGGTAACGTTTGTCGTTTCGCAAGCTTATATAACAACCAGGTACAGGTGAAGGCTAACAAGGAAATTCCGAAATGGAGCGCCAAAACGAGCGATGATTGTTCCCACACGACTGCCATCGCACCCAATATGGCTTGCATGATCGTAAACAACAACGCGCCGCCCGCATATAACAAGTTTTCCTTATGGCGAGCCGGCTTCCAGAAGCGCGTAACGAGATAAGTGGCGCCGACCAGCAATCCGACAAGTCCGCTGATCATCCGATGGCTATATTCGACCATGGACTCTACCGTATACGCGGGAACGAACTTTCCGTTGCACAAAGGCCAGTCCGTGCCGCAGCCTCGTCCGGAATCCGTGTTCGTTACTAACACGCCCGCAATAAGCACCAAAAACATTCCTATACAACTTAATAAGGTCAATAATCGATATCTCTGTGAAGTCATGCCCATCCCCGATTTCTTGTGAAAGTTGGCGCAAGGGGCCAGTTCCCATTATACCGAACCCCAACTTTCAAAGCCATGTTCAATATGTGAACAATGGAAGCTCGCAGGGTTTAGCCATATTATTGCCTAATTTGGCTTTAACGCTCCCCCTAGACAAAGAACCTCTCTTATCGCCGATGCGGTAAGAGAGGTCTTATGTTTTCGATTCTTATTTGTTGCTCGCCAACGCAGCCGATACCTCGACCGCCCTGTCCAAAAATCGTTCGATTTCTTCGCGGGTTTTGCGAAGCTTGCTGACGAACCTGACGAGTTCCTCGCCTTTACGAAATGCGATAAAACTCGGAATGCCTAGAATATTCAGTTCGCTGCATAGGGCCTCCATATCGTCGCGGTCGATTTCCACCATTTTCAACCTGTCCGCGTACGCAGCC
Encoded proteins:
- a CDS encoding UbiD family decarboxylase, translated to MIFDSLRPFIEVLRQNNELVIIEAPVDPVLEIAEIHRRVIEREGPALLFTNVKGSTFPVVTNLFGTQKRVDLAFGPRPEQLVQQLIGSVDSLLPPSFSALWGQKNMFLDLMKVGFKKVPGERAPVLQVSRRERPLEGIPAITSWQEDGGPFVTLPLVYTEHPHNRKNHNLGMYRMQIFDDRTTGMHWQIHKGGGFHYHEAEKRGEALPVTVFLGGPPALIASAIAPMPENMPELMLASLIMGGKLPMADNPLGGHRIPAEAEFAIVGRVLPHERRPEGPFGDHFGYYSLVHDFPVFQVDHVWHRKDAIYPATIVGKPKQEDYFLGEYLQRLLSPAFPMVMPGVRSLWAYAETGVHALAAAVVRESYSREALGTAFRILGEGQLSLTKFLILTDKPMDLADFPLLLETVLERFDPFKDLFVFDQTSHDTLDYTGPRLNHGSKAVLLGVGDPVRQLPGEYTGGTIPGIHKVKPYCRGCLVVEGASYADDPELGSRLAERLSEENSPWPLIVIADDADIADGQTAFLWATFTRFNPAADIYAVSDAGRHHIGYRLPIVIDARMKPGYPDELFPREDIVKLVDDRWKEYFQSANWKG
- a CDS encoding COX15/CtaA family protein — translated: MFLVLIAGVLVTNTDSGRGCGTDWPLCNGKFVPAYTVESMVEYSHRMISGLVGLLVGATYLVTRFWKPARHKENLLYAGGALLFTIMQAILGAMAVVWEQSSLVLALHFGISLLAFTCTWLLYKLAKRQTLPQSGQSSSQGKSFGQHAAVSLPKALYRSMLALLIYCYVVVYLGAYIRHTSAGGACEGWPLCNGAIVPELSGTTGVAFAHRVAALLMLIFVAILAFYVRKVAGTASELTSIANKSLLLVFLQVLSGGLLSFTLTDEDVYIFTGLLHTIIISALFSMLVLLAIRTRQSSRD
- a CDS encoding thioredoxin family protein — translated: MQRITDEAAFREQIAEDRLTVAIFKTTWCKDCHFIDPFIADVEAAYADRLKMVEIDRDDMEALCSELNILGIPSFIAFRKGEELVRFVSKLRKTREEIERFLDRAVEVSAALASNK